The genomic segment AAAAATGTAAAAGATAGTTCTCCAACCATTAGTTTCAAATCTCGATACAAATTCGATAAAATTGTCCGACAGTGGGCAGATACGCAATAAGAATGGCACCTCCAGAAACAGTATAATAGCACCTTGTACAATTGAAATCACACCAAATGCTATCACTGCATTAACATGGAAAAGATTGGCAATACCAAATGCGATGCAGAAAATGATATTCAAATAAGCCACATATTTACCATAAAGTGAGAAATTGTAGCTTTTCAAACCTTGTACAAGACTTCCAAGGATCTTAATCTGTGCTAAATCCATTCTGTCTGTTGTGTACCACTTATCCTTTGCGTGTTATTGTTGTAGTGTTTTCATGTTGAAGCATCGAATTGATGTACTTTAAACCCGCGCCGCGCCTCCAAGGATTTTGCAAAAAACAATGGCTATTTGAAGCTAAGGGGGACTAAGAAGCCTGGAAATGAGCATTTGAGCTTGCATTCTCATTTAAATTAGTGTTTACGTCAAGAACTGTGAATTACATATGCCAATCTTTTGACTAGCTTAAATTATCATATTTCTGCGAgttttctttcctttttttcttttttttttttgttgaaGCTTAAGCATACGGTCTAAACGAGATGAGTTCAAGATGCAGAGTGTTAGTATAACTATTAAAACTCAAGAAGGCCTGCTTACATGTAAGCCTTCTACCACACTCACTACTGCCATTCCCACCTCATCtcatttaatttcttcacatTCTCATCTGATCTCATCTcaatattggaaaatccGTAAACAGCGCGCTCTCAACTATTTATACAAACCACTTAACAGTCCGGAAACTTAAGATTATTCAAAGGTAGATAGCATCATAGCATCATAGCATCATAATGCAATTGGAATCTCTAACTGTAATGTCTCCAGAGGAGATGGGAGACCAAGGGAGCTTGAGGTCTCGTAT from the Zygosaccharomyces rouxii strain CBS732 chromosome B complete sequence genome contains:
- the TVP18 gene encoding Tvp18p (similar to uniprot|Q04767 Saccharomyces cerevisiae YMR071C TVP18 Tlg2-Vesicle Protein of 18 kDa Integral membrane vesicle protein) — its product is MDLAQIKILGSLVQGLKSYNFSLYGKYVAYLNIIFCIAFGIANLFHVNAVIAFGVISIVQGAIILFLEVPFLLRICPLSDNFIEFVSRFETNGWRTIFYIFNAVLQWASLALKITSLIVVAVGLTISAAFYGVAYFKHQNFQNSSHIKEPVGEGVEANEQNVREML